GCACCGTGTAGAAGGTGTTGTTTGGGAAGGTCAGTGGAATGATTATTTACATATTGAATTTGTTGTTAAGAGTTTTTCTGTGGACATGAGTGTTTCTTGATCCTGACTCGCCAACATGACATAGGTTGCTGATTCACTTGAAAAAGGAACATAACATGAAGATGAGTACATGATCAGTGAAAAGGAGCTTCTCGTCAACAGGTTTAGATTCCTCCATCTCTTTCCATAAACAcatgttgttgttgctgctgcctGCTATTTCACATAGAGATGTCAAAAAGGTTTATCCATCCCGTTCTGTCCCGTACCGCGGCGGGTTAGTCGTCGAGCGGGTTACAACAGCCATGTCCCGCGCGGGCTGCAGTCTTCAAAATACCAATCCAAACCCGTACCGCAGAATATATAAGCCTTCGCGGGCCGTCCCGCGGGACGCCTCCTTATCAAACCGCCTACTACAGTTTCTTTCATGAATGTTCAAGTAGAAGAGTTGTGTAAGAGAGTTGAAGAGAGCTCATTAAGCTTCACTAAAGCattatcaaaatcaatgccaCAAAGCTCCGTTTGTGCTTGCGTTCTTGAGTTAAAAGCCTTCTTTTGTTATCAGCATAAGCTCTTGTTGAGTTTGAATCTAATTGAGTTGTtgtctttgtaataatttggcTCAATTGTTGTATGTCTTCATCAAACcatctctctttttaattatttggattgCAAAAAAAATCGTGAATCACTTTGCCAAATTATAGAAGTGACGTGATATACAACTAATTTTTCTCCTAAACAACACTAttgtaaccaaatttaatttaagaaaaacaccacttcacagtactgaaaacaaaaccaatcaacttaaacaagaaatatcgcattgtaataaagcaatttatagttgtgtgtaataaaaagagaaaaccaaatcaaaacaccacCAGAGCTCGAATCGTCATCGCCGGAGCCGGAGTCGTCATCGCCGGAGCTCAAATCATCATCACCGGAGCTCGAATCATGCATCATCGTGGAACATGTTTTCTAGGGGAAAAGTCACAAGAATCGCTTTCTTCTCACTCTTTTTCTCATTTGTTTcaggtaaaataagaaatgaagaaaaaaatgtggGTCCATGTAATCCCGCATGACCCGTTTTGATCCATCCCGTAAAAGACTCAGTCCCGCAAAGACCCGTCCCGCGAGGCCCGCAAATTTGCGAGCCTAGAAAACCTCGTCCCAATACCGTACCGCGACAGTTCTTTACGGGCCAGGCCCGCGGTCCAGATCCATGATTGTCATCTCTAATTTCACACATGATGAACTCACTAAGGTGTGGAAAACGATGGTAATCCCATTTTAAGAATTTCGTTGACAGTATACTAGCTTGGAGCCCTTTGCATGCAATGGCTGCAAGATAAGGTTTACCTTAAATCCTTTGATGTTGGTATTAATTAATCATCCACTTGTGATTCTGGATATTGACGTTGTtctcctctctcctctttcAGGTCTACTCTATCCGTGAAGCTGCAGCAAACAACTAAAGCGCTTTGCAGAAGAGTTTGGTCCTGAGTGGGCAATGCAACACTTGGTTTATTATCGGTATTCTTTGGGCTGCATAGATAATGTTCCATCTATTGacctttttctttgttctttcaGTGTAAAGAGGTATTGGACATAGTCACAAATCCGCACGATCTACATAGGATGATGGTTCTACGAGCAATATCTCTCATGGTTCCTGTAATGGGATCTTAAATTACATGCTCTAAGTTTCTTCCAGTAGTGGTTGAGGCATCAAAAGACAGGTGATAACAATAGAGATGACTTTGGCTAACTTCTTCAAGAAAACATCTTAGTTTTGATGTGTTGTGCGTATCTCTGCGGAGTTGCAAACGTCAAGTTCAATGTTGCAAAACTTCTGCAATCCCTCATCCCCATAGTCGACCAATCAGTAAGATGAGAGATTAAACATATAACACAATTGCATCGAATATACAATGCAGGTTGTTGAGCTCTGTttgtatcaaaaaaattgtaggTGGTGGAGAAAACAATACGTCAGTGTTTGGTGGACCTGAGCGAGAACCCTGATGTTGATGTTCGCTATTTTGCAAACCAAGCGATTTGTTCTATTGACGATGCTGCAGCTGTACAATCCTAAATATCTTTTTCAGATGTGTTAGTGATATATAATCTTTAATATTAGTGTAAAACGCCATTTTCAATTGCTGGCTATGAGCTGCATTTATATATTAgtgatatataatattttaatcctATTATTTGTGCTGCTGTCTGCTATTTCATTGGTTTGTTAATGTAaacaactatgaaaataacaacTAAAGGTAATAATCACTAGATGAGGGACCTACGTTGTTCAGAAATGTAAAACGTTTAGCTTCactcaaatataaatttactttGTATTGggttaatatgtatatattctgagtaagttttttttctataatttcaCTAATTACTTGTGTGATGGAGATCaagaaatatattcaaaataataaatacgaTATTCAGGGTTAACAGAAATATCAATTTAATTTTAGCCGGATTAAACTTTGATCGTAATTACCACGTAGCATAACAACAATAAGCatgcaagaaaagaaaaataattaaaaagcaATCACTTGCCCAGGTCGggtcttttaataaaaatatatatttactctcTGATAGCTTTATACAATTTATTCATCTATTGAttcatgaacaaaaaaaatatagagagattcctgtcataattaatatttttgttatttaaaatacttttaaatacGTTGTTGttttactacaaaaaaaaagaaatacaaaacatATAGATAAGAAACTGGAGATACGATATACTTCCTCTGTTTCTAATTGTAAGTAGTTTTGCTTAAAAGCACGAATATTTagaaatttgttatttaaaagaatatatcatttaaccaattaattcaaccaattattaaaaatataacattatttctttggtcacacaatatccaataaatgaaaaagatgcattgaaatatgtaaactaaTTATAACTCTTTttgctaaaactacttacatttaGAAACGGAgagaatataaaaaatctaataatttCCGAAATATTATAGTCGATTAAATGAAAATTACAAAATCCTAATTATATGCTACGCTTAACTCTAAACTTTAGCAACTTCTTCaaactttaaaattataagtttaCACCATAAGAATCCTTTTATCACAATTAAATAATGGTTCAGTTATTAATATAGTTCAACATGGTATTTAAAAGCTACTTAAAAACACTATATTAATGAAAAGAACAGTCAATTCAACAAAAGAACATTTACTCGACGTAAGTGGTCCTTAAAACAAATTGatacaacaagaaaaaaaatccaacTTATATATGACATAGCTACGACCGTAACCCTCATAGTTTACTAGATATCAACCTTATCTTCATCGATCTTGAAGAAACTAAAAGACCTACAACTGTGGAAGAAGAAAGTGATACGTGCACTATATGCTTCGAGAATTACAATTATGAAAACAACATATATTATCTTCTTTGTGgtcatagttaccattttttatATGCATTGATCAATGGCTTTGTAGAAATATAAATTGTCCCATACGTAAAAATAGTCATCTATGATATCCCGATCACTTCGATTTAATACGAGGTTTCCTATGTTTTAATTCCCGTTGATATCCCTTTTTGacttttactaataattttggaaaataattgttttccatagttataaaatattttctttctcacaacctcacacacacacattatcacacacacacattaaaatgaatcaaatgcATCCTTTCTGTACTACTACCACTGACCTCTATCAAATGTAGGCCTaggcaaaataaccggaaccgaagaaccgaaccggaaccgaaccgagataTCCGAAACCGAAACCGGACTAATACCttcaaatacccgaacggttcctatatttttatatccgaaataaccgaaccgaaaccgaaccgaaaaccgaacggatacccgaatatataaaaatattaattatatatacatataacatcactaaatatatatttttaatttaaaattctattaaaagtatatgaaaatagttgaggataactaaattattataaagtatccaaactacccgaaagtatatGAAAATATCcagatagttttatccgaaatatccaaagtaatacgaaatatccaaatttttttatctaaatcatcctaattatttgatattttaccctaaataaccgatattttatccaaattatccgaactaccgaactatccgaacccgaaccggatccaaatgagaaccgaaaATAGttcaagtactaaatggatcctctagctcctatccgaactacccaaaacccgaaatacccgaaccgaaccgatacccgaaatgcccaggcctaatcaaatggatcaaacaaacCCTCTTCAACTTATTAGATACCAAAATATACGCGCCGGAATGCCCTAGTAAACAATAAACATAATATAGCAACCATTATAAAAATCCATAATTATACGATAACGCATTTTAAAATCCATAATCACATAATATAGCAACCATAAGTTGGAAcgccaaataaaaaaaagaaaaactaaatccACATGGACTCATGTTACTTATAACTGGAAAGCGTTATTTTGATCTTCATCTTCTCGTAGAAGAACATCATACCCAATCTGCAATGGTTAGGTTGAAGGATTAGAAATATACTCATAAGATAAGCACTCTATGTTTGCATAACTTTCCCACAAGAATTGACAAACATAAATATGTATACCTTATGCAAGTCATAGATTAGGGCATGCTAGAGGCTGGTCTGCAGAGAATGGGAAAGGGAGGTTTTATGCCTCCTGCAAAATCCATTGCCTTGGCTTGATACTCCACTAGAGGACCATCCTGATGCTCTCGAGCCATAAAGGTGATGTAGAGCTTAAACCCACCTCTTGCTTTTAAATTGGCTCTCACAATGCTTACAACTTCCACAGACAAACGCTAAGTACAAAAAACACACACATCCtatcagaaagaaaaaaaaaaaggttcgaTGTTTGATCAGTTCAGTACAAACCTTCTCCTCGTTGAGTTTCTTAACACACAGGGAAGCAATATTTGCCAAATATTGCCTCCTAGACACGTTTACCCTGTCTGACCAAAGATCGTCCAGATCTAAAATGGGGTAGACGGATCTGAATGGATCTTCTAAAAAcccctataaaaaaaaaaaaaatcaaaataagaaaagattaaaaaatcaaagaGTCAATTCATTGTGTGGGGATAACAAAGAGGGATCAAAACGTTACCCTATTCTTCCAGGCCTTGGTTTTATAGTCGCGGAACTCTTTGTAATCCTCGTCGTTGGAGAAGCCTTCACGGCCGTCAGAGTCGAATACCAATTCGTAACCATCGTAACTGTCCTTATCCCACTCCGGTTCCGGATCTTGCATGTTTAAATAGTTAGGAGGCTTCACGACTTCTTCATCATTGTCTTTTGCCTCGACACTCCATGCGCGTCCGCTATCACTATCGCTTTCTTCTTCCATGCTTGTGTCGTCGTCGTCTTCATCTTCGAACTTCGGCTTTTTCGAGACAGAAGAGTCAGATTCCTCCTCAGTCGCAGCTCTTTTCGCCCTCGAATCGTCGCTTAACATCGTCGCTGGAGAATCGAGCGAACCCTAGATATCTCTCGCAACACACAAATTGGGAACGAAGCAAAGCAGATGACAATAATGAAACGGTATGTGTTTACCGATGTGTCCTTATATCTCTCTCTGCCTATTTGCACACGTGACTTGGTCGGAAGATTATTTGGGGGGCATGTGAGCAATTATATGGGCCAAACCTGATATAAGAAGCCCCATAGTAATTTTACGAACCTGTAATTAACAAATGGCGTTGCGTGATCTCAGCCGTTCATCATCAATTCATAGGTTAATGTATTACCAAATGTACGTGTGTCACGTGACGCCTTTTCCTCATCTTTCGAATTAATAATCTTTTTTCATCTACagaattataaatatgtaagtAAAAGTTAACTTGTTACCTAcgttacatggaaacggaagcggaAACGCGGAAGCGGAATCGTATGGAAGCGTAGAAacgatttttttcaaaaaactagGAAGCGGATCCGTATTGGaagcgtatatatatatatatatacatatcataTAAACccacatataaaataaaattctgaaaattAAAAGTGTAAACTTTAAACCACACAAATCCAGCAAAGTATTAAATATCAAGCaacacaactaaaaataaaaacgttCAATGTCAAAGATCAATTGTTTGAACTCTACGCAAGTAAACACATGAAAAGAATTTTCTGCACTTATTTAATACTAAAATAGAACTTTAACAGTAGTTTCACAATGCAAATTTAGTTATACTTTAACCATTACCAACCATCCAATCAATATCATTGAACGATACATATAAAGCTACAAATCTCATGTTTGtgtaaaggagaagaagaatataataattaacaaacaaataaaagtctaaataaaatcACCTTGTTGATTGTTTGGTCTCGGCTACGTAGGGTCTCggtaaggagaagaagaaaagatagAAACTCAGAAGTGTAAAAGAGATGAGAACGATGACTTTGTCGTAGTCTTttcagtttccttttttttttactagggTTTTCAgttaaagaaataaaacataaaacatttattttttccttttttatttttatttacgatTCCAACTATCAAACTTAAACGCTTCCAAATAGGATTCATCGTTTCCATCACGCTTCCATATCTGTTTTTTTTGGAAACACGATTCCGGCACGCTTCCGAGCGATTCCGCACGCTTCCGACTCCGTTTCCGCTTCGGAACCAGGAACCAGTACGTGAGACACGCTTCCATGCAACGTAGCTTGTTACTTGTTGATCGCATACATTCAATTTAAAGTGATAAAATctgatgttataaaaaaaatatgtaagtAAAAGCTGATAACCTTACAAAGCCGAAATTTTATCGGTAACATTACTGCTGTATGTCTTAATCAAGGGTAGTGATTAGCACTTCGAGGTTGTTGTGGTTCGTAAAATCGAGAGGTTAAGGCTATTTTTTGGAGACGCGCTTGGCAAGCCAGTATCTACCAGCTCATAACTCATACACCGGCCTGGTCCTTCCTTAAAGCGGCTAAAGCAATAGGTTTAGGCCACATTTTAGTGTCTAAATTAGAGGGCCACAGTTCTTAAAATAATATCTTCAT
The window above is part of the Brassica napus cultivar Da-Ae chromosome C3, Da-Ae, whole genome shotgun sequence genome. Proteins encoded here:
- the BNAC03G08220D gene encoding uncharacterized protein BNAC03G08220D, whose protein sequence is MLSDDSRAKRAATEEESDSSVSKKPKFEDEDDDDTSMEEESDSDSGRAWSVEAKDNDEEVVKPPNYLNMQDPEPEWDKDSYDGYELVFDSDGREGFSNDEDYKEFRDYKTKAWKNRGFLEDPFRSVYPILDLDDLWSDRVNVSRRQYLANIASLCVKKLNEEKRLSVEVVSIVRANLKARGGFKLYITFMAREHQDGPLVEYQAKAMDFAGGIKPPFPILCRPASSMP